GACCTGTTCAACGTCAAGCAGGAGGAGATCTCGGCGCCGGTGACGGCTGGGGTGTCCAAGCTCAGGAAGTTGAACCCATCAACCGTACCGGTTCACGCAAAGGCGACCGGCAACTATCTCAATCCGTTTCTCGCGAAGATGGAGATGAAGAAAAAAGGATACGACGACGTGATAATGCTCGACGCCAACGGTTTTGTGGCGGAGGGGGCGACGTCGAACGTCTTCTTCGTCAAGGGGAGTGACGTCATGACATCGACCACGACAAACGCGCTGCCCGGCATCACCCGCACCTCCGTCATCGAGCTTTTGACGGACATGGGATACAGGGTTCAGGAGCGAAACATTAAGCCTGAGGAGTTCCCCGGCGTGGACGAGGCGTTCTACACCGGAAGCGTAATAAAGGTCCAGCCGATTATATCGATCGACGGCACCAAGCTTAATAAAGAGTGCCCCGGGCCGGTCACCACAGCTATCTCCTCGAAGATGAAGGAGGTCTTCACGGGCAGGCTGGAGAAGTACAACAAGTGGTTGACGGTGATAGGGTAGTGGGGGGGGTAATTGTTTTAAATTGTGAATTCTGGTTTTCCAAAATATTGTTTGGATAGGTTTACTATTTTACTTGTAGCTTTTTTATATATGGATCGAAAGACTTTTCCAAACGAATCATTGCATCAACTAAATTTTCATATATTTCGGGCCACTTATCCTCATTATCTCTATAACCTCCAAGAAGGATCTTTTTCCTAATACGAGAGGCTTTTCGATCGTCTAATCGTTGCCATTCTAAAGAGCCATTAAACGATTCTTCAATATTTTCTTTTGATTCAAACAGTTTATCAAATATAGCTTTGTTTTCATTTGCTGAATCTTTACCTCTGTCAATATAGAGTTCTACTTGTGAATCATGTTTCGTTATAACATAGTTATAAGATAACCCTCGAACACCAGCGCCTGTAGCTATCCAATTAGATTCACTCGGTGAAATGTTGGCATGAAGCTTGGTTTTTGTGTTAGCATAATCAAGGAGTCTTGTCCAGAAACGATGTCTAATCATGTATCTTTCAGCCATTTCTTTCTTTGTCTCGCCTACTTCTCTTCCCTCCTCACTTGGTCCCACAATCAATGTAAGAAGCGGTGCTGGAGAAGACTCATCAATACAAATTGTTTCAACCTTAAGAAGATAAAAAGATGCCACACTGGATTCGTTCAACCAGGATATGGCATTCACATGTTCAGGTCTTGGATCGGCAACTATCCAAATTGCCGTCTTTGCTCCGATTGCTGTAAGGTAGGTTATAACCTTTCCAAGATGGTCATGATCGCTCTTTTCAAGCTGGTTCTCAATGACAACTGGATTGCCCCTATCATCTTCTGCTACAAGATCGACGCTAAAAGATCCGGCTTCCTTTTCACGCTCAACACTCGTAAGATTAAGATCAAGGATTTCATTCAAAATATCAATATTATCTTCTAGCCATGATGTGAAATCTAATGCTTCATGTTTCCAAACGTCACGTAAGGGTAAACGTTTGATACGACTTATCATTTAGAAACCTCCTCTATATATTTATTCCCTCTTAATACTAATGAAATTTTGTTTTATTTCTTTATTCGTCCTCCACCTCAAGGCACAGCTCAACGGCCTCCCTGATATTGAACAACAGCTCGTCCATCGTCTTGCCCTGGGAATGACAGCCCTTGAGGGCGGGAACGATCCCCACGTAATAGCCGCCTT
The genomic region above belongs to Candidatus Zymogenus saltonus and contains:
- a CDS encoding aminotransferase class IV; translated protein: MKAWLNGELVGWDKTNVSPLSHSFSRGSAIFEVVDIVKTDRGPAFFGLMEHIERFFRSADYTFMELPIEREGLIEAVLKTARVNNVKRGAAKFFAYYSPMEFSVIPTNPTVDIVIFCMDYDLFNVKQEEISAPVTAGVSKLRKLNPSTVPVHAKATGNYLNPFLAKMEMKKKGYDDVIMLDANGFVAEGATSNVFFVKGSDVMTSTTTNALPGITRTSVIELLTDMGYRVQERNIKPEEFPGVDEAFYTGSVIKVQPIISIDGTKLNKECPGPVTTAISSKMKEVFTGRLEKYNKWLTVIG
- a CDS encoding DUF4268 domain-containing protein — its product is MISRIKRLPLRDVWKHEALDFTSWLEDNIDILNEILDLNLTSVEREKEAGSFSVDLVAEDDRGNPVVIENQLEKSDHDHLGKVITYLTAIGAKTAIWIVADPRPEHVNAISWLNESSVASFYLLKVETICIDESSPAPLLTLIVGPSEEGREVGETKKEMAERYMIRHRFWTRLLDYANTKTKLHANISPSESNWIATGAGVRGLSYNYVITKHDSQVELYIDRGKDSANENKAIFDKLFESKENIEESFNGSLEWQRLDDRKASRIRKKILLGGYRDNEDKWPEIYENLVDAMIRLEKSFDPYIKKLQVK
- a CDS encoding type II toxin-antitoxin system HicB family antitoxin, which gives rise to MEKWIDSYKVVIERGKGGYYVGIVPALKGCHSQGKTMDELLFNIREAVELCLEVEDE